A window of Mucilaginibacter sp. PAMC 26640 contains these coding sequences:
- a CDS encoding transcriptional regulator — protein METTAKPSNTHIGRKISRIRELRGIKQEHLASELGVSQQTVSRMEQAETIEDEVLEKVAVILGVSSEAIKNYSDEAVIYNIQNNYEGSNNHGAQSNYGNHGTFYFNPIEKIVELYDEKVLLLERLLQSEKEKVELLRSR, from the coding sequence ATGGAAACAACTGCTAAACCATCCAACACACATATAGGCCGTAAGATTAGCCGTATCAGGGAATTACGCGGCATCAAGCAAGAACATCTTGCTTCTGAGTTAGGTGTTAGCCAACAGACGGTTTCGCGTATGGAACAAGCAGAAACCATCGAAGATGAAGTATTGGAAAAGGTCGCAGTAATTTTAGGTGTATCTTCTGAGGCAATAAAGAACTACAGTGATGAAGCTGTGATTTATAATATTCAAAATAACTACGAGGGTTCGAATAATCACGGTGCCCAAAGTAATTACGGTAATCACGGCACATTTTATTTTAATCCTATTGAGAAAATAGTTGAATTGTATGATGAAAAGGTGTTACTACTTGAACGCCTATTGCAATCTGAAAAGGAAAAAGTCGAATTACTTAGAAGCAGATAA